The DNA sequence GCTCGGCGCTCGAGCACGCCATCGACAGCTCGGAGCGCGAGACCCCGTCCCTGATCGTCGTCATCGACGAAGTGCGACGTATGGATAGCTCGGCACTCGGAGCGCTCGTGTATGCACAGTCCCATGCCCGCACGCGAGGTGGACGCATGGCGGTCGTCGGTGGGACCAGCGACATCGCGAGGTTGTTGGAGCTCTCGCAGTTGACGGCGGTGCTCGAACGCTTCCCCGATCTCCAGTCCGCACTGGCGAGCCTTGAGCCCAGCAACCAAGGCAACTCATGAGGTTCCGCGACGCGCGACATCAGTTCGAGATGGCGCTCGCTGACATCGAGCGCGGA is a window from the Candidatus Poribacteria bacterium genome containing:
- a CDS encoding STAS domain-containing protein → SALEHAIDSSERETPSLIVVIDEVRRMDSSALGALVYAQSHARTRGGRMAVVGGTSDIARLLELSQLTAVLERFPDLQSALASLEPSNQGNS